One segment of Paenibacillus sp. FSL R7-0337 DNA contains the following:
- a CDS encoding DMT family transporter → MSNVSASSQGLRTAPVRSGFWLVVMGAALWGVDPLFRIILLKSLTSSQIVLLEHVVLFLVATPVMWRNRAELKGVRLRQAAALLVVSWGGSAVATILFTKALSSGDFNAVLLLQKLQPLFAIGLAAVILKERLPRHFAPLLIVALAGTYLLTFGWTIPFGHVNSFMGVGSLMALGAAALWGGSTVMGRYLLGSMKYETVTSLRFILALPLLFVITSMEGAPWQLSGGVSGSAAVAVNLLLQALLPGLLSMLLYYKGLNTTKASVATLAELSFPMTGILINWVVYQQLVTLPQIVGFALIWTALFFISSQQRDQLQPAKQN, encoded by the coding sequence ATGAGTAATGTATCTGCTTCATCCCAAGGCTTGCGTACCGCACCGGTGCGCAGCGGATTCTGGCTGGTGGTTATGGGGGCGGCCTTATGGGGCGTTGACCCGCTGTTCCGCATTATCCTGCTGAAATCCCTGACTTCATCCCAGATTGTACTGCTTGAGCATGTTGTGCTCTTCCTGGTTGCCACTCCGGTAATGTGGCGTAACCGCGCAGAGCTGAAGGGTGTACGTCTGCGTCAGGCCGCAGCACTGCTAGTGGTATCGTGGGGCGGCTCAGCCGTAGCGACCATTCTGTTCACCAAAGCCTTATCCAGCGGAGACTTCAATGCCGTGCTGCTGCTACAGAAGCTTCAGCCCTTGTTCGCCATTGGTCTTGCCGCTGTTATTCTAAAAGAACGCTTGCCGCGCCATTTCGCACCGCTGCTTATCGTTGCCCTGGCCGGGACGTACCTGCTGACCTTCGGCTGGACGATTCCCTTCGGCCATGTGAACAGCTTCATGGGTGTAGGAAGCCTGATGGCGCTGGGCGCTGCCGCTTTGTGGGGCGGCTCTACAGTCATGGGCCGTTATCTGCTGGGCTCAATGAAATATGAGACGGTAACCTCACTGCGCTTCATTCTGGCGCTCCCGTTGCTGTTCGTAATTACAAGTATGGAAGGCGCCCCGTGGCAGTTGAGCGGCGGAGTCAGCGGCTCGGCGGCAGTTGCCGTTAACCTGCTGCTGCAGGCGCTGCTGCCCGGACTGCTCAGCATGCTGCTCTACTACAAGGGACTGAATACGACCAAAGCTTCGGTAGCAACCCTGGCCGAACTCAGCTTCCCGATGACCGGTATTCTGATTAACTGGGTGGTCTATCAGCAGCTTGTAACCCTGCCGCAGATTGTCGGCTTCGCGCTGATCTGGACGGCGCTCTTCTTCATCTCCAGTCAGCAGCGGGATCAGCTGCAGCCGGCCAAACAGAATTAA
- a CDS encoding substrate-binding domain-containing protein: protein MKRSFPTNLLYSILALAGLAIIGFMAYVIAAFTGGMLFYGPLALVVASGLAVLSVLSIFGLFSSKVRRVILAAFAGICVLAAAGHEIRQAYINSLAEVSEQEVNLNQYAPFAANTKAASLNHKASYQLMENLPRLDGATALYPLYSAFAQAVYPQDNYSPFVQKEGTDFVVCTSTSEAYKRLITGEADIIFAAAPSLAQTKQAKLAGAQLKLTPIGREAFVFFVNKRNPVNSMTTEQIKDIYSGTLTNWEQVGGKDDPIRAFQRSEDSGSQTKLQKIMEDRQLMAPPKENVADVMSGIISLTASYRNYKNALGFSFLFYASQMNASDEIKLLAIDDVPPSKESIRSGEYPFTTEFYAVTAGSTNPNIEPFLDWILSAEGQELVEKTGYTPVK from the coding sequence ATGAAAAGAAGTTTTCCGACCAATCTGCTGTATTCCATCCTAGCTCTGGCCGGCCTTGCCATCATCGGCTTCATGGCTTATGTTATCGCCGCTTTTACAGGAGGGATGCTCTTCTATGGTCCGCTGGCCCTCGTCGTCGCTTCAGGGCTGGCTGTACTCTCCGTGCTCAGCATCTTTGGCCTGTTCAGCAGCAAGGTACGCCGGGTGATCCTGGCCGCTTTTGCCGGAATCTGTGTGCTGGCAGCCGCAGGCCATGAGATTAGACAAGCTTATATCAACAGCTTAGCCGAGGTTAGCGAGCAGGAGGTTAATCTGAATCAGTATGCCCCTTTTGCAGCAAATACCAAAGCCGCATCCCTGAACCATAAGGCTTCCTACCAGCTCATGGAGAACCTGCCGCGCCTGGATGGAGCAACAGCGCTGTACCCGCTGTATTCGGCTTTTGCCCAAGCGGTCTACCCGCAGGATAATTATTCCCCCTTCGTCCAGAAGGAAGGGACAGATTTCGTGGTGTGCACCAGCACCTCCGAGGCTTACAAACGACTGATTACGGGAGAGGCCGATATCATCTTCGCTGCGGCGCCTTCGCTGGCCCAGACAAAGCAGGCGAAGCTTGCAGGCGCCCAGCTGAAGCTTACCCCGATCGGGCGCGAAGCGTTCGTCTTCTTCGTCAACAAGCGCAATCCGGTCAACAGCATGACTACGGAGCAGATTAAGGATATCTATTCCGGCACCCTGACCAACTGGGAGCAGGTCGGCGGTAAGGATGACCCGATCCGGGCATTCCAGCGGTCAGAGGACAGCGGCAGCCAGACCAAGCTGCAAAAAATCATGGAGGACCGCCAGCTTATGGCTCCGCCGAAGGAGAATGTGGCAGACGTCATGAGCGGCATTATCAGCCTGACCGCCAGCTACCGCAATTACAAGAATGCGCTGGGCTTCAGCTTCCTGTTTTACGCCTCACAGATGAATGCCAGTGATGAGATTAAGCTGCTGGCCATCGATGATGTGCCACCGTCCAAGGAGAGCATCCGCAGTGGAGAATATCCGTTCACGACTGAGTTCTACGCCGTAACGGCCGGCAGCACGAACCCGAACATCGAGCCGTTCCTGGACTGGATTCTGTCTGCTGAGGGCCAGGAGCTGGTTGAGAAGACCGGTTACACTCCAGTGAAATAG
- a CDS encoding IS110 family transposase, with protein MDAVRMCCAGLDVHQETVVACVLKGPIEQKPQCHLKTFGTTTKELLGLQDWLSEHGCREVVMESTGVLWKPVWNILEGSCDLVLANAQRVKNTPGRKSDMQDARWLAQLHRCGLIEGSMVPEQDIRDLRDLTRYRSKMVQAVTAEKNRIHKILQDANIKLTTFMSDLYGVSGRGLLQKIMDGEVIDEMTVKSLVKTRLKKKVPQLLDALNGKLRRHHREMIRDHWDHLVYLEKRITELEARIEAKAEPYLEKIEQIDSIPGIERTSAVTIFAEVGPHVAEMFPSDAQFASWAGVCPGNNESAGKRRKSKTMQGNKHLKGALCQAAWANSRSSNRIGQFFRRIRKRRGDKKANVATAHLLIRILHALMREKRSYQEIDVSLGDETSKKNTLDRYVKYIQQLGYSVQLNPIP; from the coding sequence ATGGATGCTGTACGTATGTGTTGCGCCGGTCTGGACGTGCACCAGGAAACCGTTGTGGCCTGCGTGTTGAAAGGACCGATCGAACAGAAACCACAATGTCACCTGAAAACCTTTGGGACGACAACCAAAGAATTGCTAGGCCTGCAAGATTGGCTGAGTGAACACGGCTGCCGGGAGGTGGTGATGGAGAGCACGGGCGTGTTATGGAAACCGGTATGGAACATCTTAGAGGGCAGTTGTGATCTGGTCTTGGCCAACGCCCAGCGGGTAAAGAATACGCCGGGTCGAAAAAGTGACATGCAAGATGCGCGCTGGTTAGCGCAATTGCACCGTTGCGGGCTCATTGAAGGCAGTATGGTGCCCGAACAGGACATCCGGGATTTGCGAGACTTGACCCGTTACCGGAGTAAGATGGTGCAGGCGGTGACGGCGGAGAAAAACCGCATCCACAAAATCCTGCAGGATGCTAACATCAAGCTAACCACCTTTATGTCCGATTTATATGGGGTTTCGGGACGGGGCCTGCTCCAGAAGATCATGGACGGCGAGGTCATCGACGAAATGACAGTTAAAAGCCTGGTCAAAACCCGTTTAAAAAAGAAAGTCCCGCAGTTGCTAGACGCGCTCAATGGCAAGTTGCGCCGTCATCACCGCGAGATGATTCGAGACCACTGGGACCACTTGGTCTATTTGGAGAAAAGGATCACGGAACTGGAAGCTCGAATCGAGGCGAAGGCAGAACCGTACCTGGAGAAGATTGAACAAATTGACTCCATTCCAGGAATTGAGCGGACGTCTGCCGTGACCATCTTTGCCGAAGTGGGGCCGCATGTCGCGGAAATGTTCCCGAGTGATGCGCAGTTTGCTTCATGGGCGGGGGTGTGTCCAGGGAACAACGAAAGCGCTGGAAAGCGAAGAAAGTCAAAAACGATGCAAGGGAACAAGCATCTGAAAGGGGCCTTGTGTCAGGCGGCTTGGGCAAACTCTCGCTCCTCGAACCGGATCGGACAATTCTTTCGACGAATTCGAAAGAGACGAGGCGATAAAAAAGCAAACGTCGCCACCGCGCATTTGCTGATTCGAATCCTCCATGCCCTGATGCGGGAGAAGAGGTCATACCAAGAAATAGACGTCTCACTAGGCGATGAGACGTCCAAGAAAAACACGTTAGATAGGTACGTGAAATATATCCAGCAGTTAGGATATAGTGTTCAATTGAATCCTATCCCATAG
- a CDS encoding carboxylesterase/lipase family protein translates to MTEQLVNTAYGQLKGEAGNGVNVWRGIPFAAPPLGELRFRAPQPPESWSGVREAVQFGPVSLQPVSTSGTRFGGTTPIYDEDCLYLNVWSPAVAEETEALPVMVWIHGGTFVTGAGSQPMFEGSKLAVSGKVVVVTVNYRLGPLGFLHLSPLGGGLGSNLGLLDQIAALEWVQQNIAAFGGDPGRVTVFGESAGSMSIAALLAMPAAKGLFGQAIMESGAAQTLNEELGGQIAAAFLAELGLQPGGDTQPLHTLSAGEIMEAAGRMAYKLSGDSMNMFFQPVVEPGTLPVEPVQAIAAGAASGIPVLIGTNLHEGNLFFREGQKADNFEQSLKALEQLMGVGDLSELTSDYSQTWEGQAEVLTDLFFWASSISFAEKQQGHAPVWMYRFDWTVAGHPLLEKAIHGAEILYVFNNLPLLKQYGLSVTPEMEAVAEAMQTAWTAFAHSGDPAVPGLDWPQYTPKTRATMIFDQFSLVVNDPDGEKRRRIFEHYLG, encoded by the coding sequence ATGACAGAACAACTGGTGAATACAGCTTATGGGCAACTGAAGGGAGAAGCGGGAAACGGCGTGAACGTGTGGCGCGGCATCCCGTTCGCTGCCCCGCCGCTTGGAGAGCTGCGCTTCCGGGCACCGCAGCCGCCGGAGTCCTGGAGCGGCGTACGGGAGGCCGTCCAGTTCGGACCGGTCAGCCTGCAGCCGGTCAGCACCAGCGGGACGCGGTTCGGCGGCACCACCCCTATTTATGATGAAGACTGTCTATATCTGAATGTCTGGTCCCCGGCGGTTGCGGAGGAGACCGAAGCGCTGCCGGTGATGGTGTGGATTCACGGCGGCACCTTCGTTACCGGCGCAGGCAGCCAGCCGATGTTCGAGGGCAGCAAGCTGGCCGTCTCGGGGAAGGTCGTGGTGGTTACCGTGAATTACCGGCTGGGTCCGCTCGGCTTCCTGCATCTGTCTCCGCTGGGCGGAGGACTGGGCAGCAACCTGGGCCTCCTGGATCAGATTGCCGCCCTGGAATGGGTGCAGCAGAATATCGCTGCCTTCGGCGGGGATCCGGGGCGTGTCACAGTCTTCGGAGAGTCAGCAGGGAGCATGAGTATTGCTGCACTGCTCGCGATGCCTGCGGCGAAGGGACTGTTCGGCCAGGCCATTATGGAGAGCGGGGCGGCGCAGACACTGAATGAAGAGCTGGGCGGGCAGATTGCCGCCGCTTTCCTGGCAGAGCTGGGCCTTCAGCCCGGCGGCGATACGCAGCCTCTGCATACGCTGTCGGCCGGAGAGATCATGGAAGCCGCAGGCCGGATGGCGTACAAGCTGTCTGGAGATTCGATGAATATGTTTTTCCAGCCGGTTGTTGAGCCGGGCACCTTGCCGGTTGAGCCGGTACAGGCCATCGCAGCGGGAGCGGCCAGCGGCATTCCCGTGCTGATCGGAACGAATCTGCACGAAGGCAATCTGTTCTTCCGGGAGGGGCAGAAGGCGGATAACTTCGAGCAATCGCTCAAAGCGCTGGAGCAGCTGATGGGAGTGGGTGACCTCTCCGAGCTGACCTCCGATTACAGCCAGACCTGGGAAGGACAGGCGGAGGTGCTGACTGACCTCTTCTTCTGGGCCAGCTCGATTTCGTTCGCGGAGAAGCAGCAAGGGCATGCCCCCGTCTGGATGTACCGCTTCGACTGGACGGTGGCCGGGCATCCCCTGCTGGAGAAAGCCATTCACGGCGCGGAGATTCTGTATGTCTTCAACAACCTCCCGCTGCTGAAGCAGTATGGCCTGAGCGTGACGCCAGAGATGGAGGCAGTGGCCGAGGCGATGCAGACCGCCTGGACTGCCTTCGCCCATAGTGGAGATCCGGCAGTGCCGGGACTGGATTGGCCGCAGTACACGCCGAAGACGCGGGCAACGATGATATTTGACCAATTCTCGCTTGTGGTGAATGACCCGGACGGGGAGAAGCGCAGACGGATTTTCGAACATTACTTGGGATAA
- a CDS encoding AI-2E family transporter, which produces MDRRQVWPDKFKKFFLNNKFVVGLLIALLVGLTILVFSKIPFVFKPLSVLLHTVAAPLLLSGIAYYLLNPLVDRLEKRSRVKRAYGIVILYLIIIGIITLVLLMVIPIIRTQLMGLIDNFPVYSDQIQEEFVQLTGSELFNKIQSSVGTDLSDITSKVTTWATAFLNNAVSGVGSFVGTLTEIVLAVVTTPFILFYLLRDGKRLPDYLMRLIPTALRPQSRMVMQEMNNQIASYIRGQIIVSCCIGALLYIGYLIIGLEYSLVLAIVAACTAVVPYLGPAIAITPALIVAMVTSPFMLLKMVIVWTAVQLIEGKFISPQIMGKSLKIHPITIIFVIIFAGKMFGVLGIILAVPGYAVLKVVMTHIFQWFRFRSGLYRVIEEIEEKTEE; this is translated from the coding sequence ATGGATAGACGGCAGGTATGGCCGGATAAATTTAAGAAGTTTTTTCTGAACAACAAGTTTGTGGTAGGTCTGCTGATTGCGTTGCTGGTAGGCTTAACAATACTCGTATTCTCAAAGATTCCGTTTGTGTTCAAGCCGCTGTCTGTGCTTCTGCATACGGTGGCAGCGCCGCTGCTGCTCTCAGGGATCGCCTACTATCTACTGAATCCGCTGGTGGACCGTCTGGAGAAGAGAAGCCGGGTGAAGCGTGCATATGGCATTGTCATTCTGTATCTGATTATTATCGGGATCATTACGCTGGTGCTGCTGATGGTCATCCCGATCATCCGCACCCAGCTCATGGGCCTGATTGACAATTTCCCCGTCTATAGTGATCAGATTCAGGAGGAGTTCGTCCAGCTTACCGGCAGTGAATTGTTCAATAAGATTCAGTCGAGTGTAGGTACGGACCTTAGTGATATCACCAGCAAGGTGACGACCTGGGCCACCGCCTTCCTGAATAATGCCGTCAGCGGCGTAGGCAGCTTCGTCGGAACACTGACCGAAATTGTGCTGGCTGTAGTGACTACACCATTCATTCTCTTCTATCTCCTGCGCGACGGCAAAAGATTGCCCGACTATCTGATGAGACTCATCCCTACCGCGCTGCGGCCGCAGTCCCGGATGGTGATGCAGGAAATGAACAATCAGATCGCATCGTATATCCGCGGCCAGATTATTGTCAGCTGCTGCATCGGAGCACTGCTCTATATCGGATATCTGATTATCGGGCTGGAGTATTCGCTGGTTCTGGCGATCGTTGCCGCTTGTACGGCTGTAGTTCCTTATCTGGGACCAGCCATTGCGATTACCCCTGCGCTGATTGTGGCGATGGTGACCTCACCGTTTATGCTGTTGAAGATGGTCATTGTCTGGACAGCGGTCCAGCTGATTGAAGGAAAGTTCATCTCGCCGCAGATTATGGGGAAATCGCTGAAGATTCACCCGATTACGATTATTTTTGTGATTATTTTTGCCGGAAAAATGTTCGGTGTACTCGGTATCATACTTGCGGTGCCGGGCTACGCCGTGCTTAAGGTGGTAATGACCCATATCTTCCAGTGGTTCCGCTTCCGCTCCGGGCTCTACAGAGTCATCGAAGAAATCGAAGAAAAGACTGAGGAATAA
- a CDS encoding GNAT family N-acetyltransferase translates to MFVSFGPEDDVLHSRLFIQEEVEYNLIHLIAGNQESMRLKTEENDLIFAHAPGRNSWLWLSPELDEERRCSLVRQLAEMLEDRGLPGVNGTPETGKLFADAYGELTGKTYQVRMMMEAYHCPQVQLPHGVSGKLHQAEPGDIPLIAGYLAGFVQDCFGMESAPEDHLDYAGAVTESGKLRLWIDKDQPVSMVNLAHQSARHARINEVYTPHEFRKHGYASAAVAALCAELLSRDITPMLYADAANPDSNKVYQSVGFKRTGSIVDLRFQ, encoded by the coding sequence ATGTTTGTAAGCTTCGGGCCGGAGGATGATGTGCTGCACAGCAGGCTGTTCATACAGGAAGAGGTAGAATATAACCTGATTCATCTGATCGCGGGGAATCAGGAGTCCATGCGGCTGAAGACGGAGGAGAATGACCTGATTTTCGCCCATGCCCCAGGGCGTAACTCGTGGTTATGGTTATCGCCGGAGCTGGATGAAGAGAGGCGCTGTTCCCTTGTCCGGCAGCTGGCGGAAATGCTGGAGGACCGCGGATTACCGGGGGTTAACGGAACGCCGGAGACAGGGAAGCTGTTCGCCGATGCGTACGGCGAGCTTACAGGAAAGACCTACCAGGTACGGATGATGATGGAAGCCTATCACTGCCCGCAGGTGCAGCTGCCGCATGGTGTCAGCGGGAAGCTGCATCAGGCGGAGCCAGGCGATATTCCGCTCATCGCCGGGTATTTAGCCGGATTCGTGCAGGATTGCTTCGGTATGGAGAGTGCACCGGAGGATCATCTGGACTATGCCGGGGCGGTCACGGAGTCCGGCAAGCTCCGTCTGTGGATCGACAAGGACCAGCCGGTGTCCATGGTTAATCTGGCCCATCAGTCTGCCAGACATGCACGGATTAATGAGGTGTACACTCCGCATGAATTCCGCAAGCACGGGTATGCCAGTGCGGCCGTAGCTGCCCTGTGTGCTGAGCTGCTCAGCAGGGACATAACGCCCATGCTCTATGCCGATGCGGCGAATCCCGATTCCAATAAGGTCTATCAGTCGGTGGGCTTCAAGAGGACCGGAAGTATTGTTGATTTGCGCTTTCAGTAA
- a CDS encoding (2Fe-2S) ferredoxin domain-containing protein, with protein sequence MTTWNLQGTVSHLLICNGSDCKKHKGEEVAEAIEDEITKQGADALIHTTITRCNGRCSDACVVISYPEGVWYRDVTPKTAKSLVRKVLKGEQLEENLLYTYEEGFKAATPKGAKGKKKK encoded by the coding sequence ATGACAACCTGGAATCTGCAAGGAACGGTCAGCCATCTGCTGATCTGTAACGGAAGTGACTGCAAGAAGCACAAGGGCGAAGAGGTAGCGGAAGCGATTGAGGATGAGATTACGAAACAAGGGGCAGACGCGCTGATACATACAACAATAACCCGATGTAACGGAAGATGTTCGGATGCCTGTGTGGTGATCTCCTACCCCGAAGGCGTATGGTACAGGGATGTCACCCCTAAGACTGCCAAAAGCCTGGTGCGCAAGGTGTTGAAGGGAGAACAGCTCGAAGAGAATCTGCTCTATACCTATGAAGAAGGCTTCAAGGCCGCGACCCCGAAGGGTGCCAAAGGGAAGAAGAAGAAATAA
- a CDS encoding helix-turn-helix domain-containing protein produces MQTRNAGRSLPNPHSFYIPVRVMALDQASFNGDNPTQPFTSFLVVITRGSEVIELDGERIRLSGGHILYSDSSVDITLPRSHKLQGVWIEYAAISGNIRTFSPLNHRQPVRSCPSHVSTLAVQLLSDWNQPEQRKPFALQALFTELLSELYDSSAEYAEPPSQWIDRILQYIESHYNEDLTREQAAGLAGITPEHFSRSFRKFTGQTFNQYITLLRIRKAQQRILTGAPNLSTLALEVGYSEGTYLSRKFKQVVGISPSSYHRKSKSVVSLNFNHTASLHALEVVPRLGVYSAWMESLQPVPSRKKLLDEGISSSGLYERLSSARPDVIISYSLPDKSKQLLSVAPVIEIPFMQMDWREQFRLIAEVTGRQPQAEAWLSLYDWHCHQANQLLDRRIGDRGTAIVLELGTEAAYCFSSSYGRGAQILYHDLGFRPPLGLVAEGLLEKGYLEIAFHNIARYPADHIFITSSREAAEALEPLQSLLHPVHQHHTDDSPGGRIYFLNQPCMFYGFDPLSSEAQLKVLVQALTS; encoded by the coding sequence ATGCAGACGCGAAATGCCGGCCGTTCATTGCCTAATCCTCACAGCTTTTATATTCCGGTACGTGTAATGGCACTGGATCAAGCCTCCTTTAACGGGGACAATCCCACTCAGCCCTTCACCTCATTCCTGGTGGTGATCACCAGAGGAAGCGAAGTCATCGAGCTGGATGGCGAACGCATCCGTCTATCCGGCGGTCATATTCTGTACAGTGACAGTTCGGTGGATATCACGCTGCCCCGCAGCCATAAGCTGCAGGGTGTATGGATTGAATATGCGGCGATCTCCGGCAACATCCGGACGTTCAGCCCGCTGAACCATCGTCAGCCGGTCCGAAGCTGTCCGTCCCACGTAAGCACGCTTGCTGTGCAGCTTCTTAGCGACTGGAACCAGCCGGAGCAGCGCAAGCCGTTTGCCTTGCAAGCTCTGTTCACGGAGCTGCTCAGTGAGCTATATGACAGTTCTGCGGAGTACGCAGAGCCGCCCTCTCAGTGGATTGACCGTATCCTGCAATATATAGAATCCCATTATAATGAAGATTTGACGAGAGAACAGGCTGCCGGGCTTGCCGGAATCACCCCGGAGCATTTCTCCCGGAGCTTCCGCAAGTTCACCGGACAGACCTTCAACCAATACATAACGCTGCTGCGCATCCGCAAGGCCCAGCAGCGTATCCTTACAGGAGCCCCGAATCTGAGTACGCTGGCGCTTGAGGTAGGGTACAGCGAAGGAACCTATTTAAGCCGCAAATTCAAGCAGGTCGTAGGAATTTCGCCATCATCCTATCACCGTAAGAGCAAATCCGTAGTCTCGCTGAACTTTAATCATACGGCCAGTCTCCATGCGCTCGAAGTCGTTCCCAGGCTGGGAGTCTATTCGGCCTGGATGGAGAGCCTGCAGCCCGTTCCTTCCAGGAAGAAACTGCTGGATGAAGGAATCAGCTCCTCAGGTCTTTATGAACGTCTATCGTCCGCCCGGCCGGATGTCATTATCAGCTACTCCTTGCCCGACAAGAGCAAGCAGCTCCTGTCCGTCGCACCGGTGATTGAGATTCCCTTCATGCAAATGGACTGGCGGGAGCAATTCCGCCTGATTGCCGAGGTGACCGGACGCCAGCCGCAGGCAGAGGCCTGGCTAAGCCTCTATGACTGGCATTGTCACCAGGCTAACCAGCTGCTGGACCGGCGGATCGGTGACCGGGGGACCGCCATAGTCCTGGAGCTTGGCACAGAGGCGGCCTACTGCTTCAGCAGCAGTTACGGCCGCGGAGCACAGATTCTGTATCATGATCTTGGCTTCCGCCCGCCGCTTGGCCTCGTTGCCGAGGGACTGCTGGAGAAGGGCTACCTGGAGATCGCCTTCCATAACATTGCCCGCTACCCCGCTGACCATATCTTCATTACCTCAAGCAGGGAGGCTGCTGAAGCGCTGGAGCCGCTGCAGAGCTTACTTCATCCTGTACACCAACATCATACCGATGATTCTCCAGGCGGAAGAATCTATTTCCTGAATCAGCCCTGCATGTTCTACGGCTTCGACCCCCTCTCCTCCGAAGCGCAATTGAAGGTCCTGGTGCAGGCGCTGACATCATAA
- a CDS encoding ABC transporter substrate-binding protein, translated as MKIPYLRSRNIHLKHWIVVTLLLALTLMASACGNNTSTTSSGAASANATGAPDSTPQPEKAAATTAPDFHTVTTVNGDIEVPAAPQRIVAEEYLGSLITLDTIPVGAPGLTLENVYFKEFLTGVADTGTYGKMSPENILALNPDLIISGNADSYAALSQIAPTVIVPYGDLKNAHEELTYFGKLLGKEQEAAAWLADYDKRIADAKARVDAAVPAGATFSILEHADKSTWVYGDNFGRGGQPIYQALGRKPPAGVAAEIMEKQWAELSAETLSKYAGDYLVITDNTWTAQDFQADPIWGSLPAVKNGKIYVWKEERSWYYDPIAVLAQTEELADWLTSTPQ; from the coding sequence TTGAAGATCCCGTATTTACGTTCACGCAACATCCACCTGAAGCATTGGATCGTAGTAACTCTGCTTCTGGCATTGACTCTTATGGCCTCGGCTTGTGGAAACAACACCTCTACTACCAGCAGTGGTGCTGCTTCAGCTAATGCTACTGGAGCACCCGACTCCACTCCTCAGCCGGAGAAGGCTGCTGCCACCACAGCTCCGGATTTCCATACTGTGACAACTGTGAATGGAGATATTGAGGTGCCGGCAGCACCGCAGCGGATTGTGGCCGAGGAATATCTGGGCAGCTTGATTACACTGGATACGATTCCGGTCGGTGCTCCGGGGCTTACACTGGAGAATGTGTACTTCAAGGAATTCCTGACAGGAGTCGCCGATACCGGCACATACGGTAAAATGTCACCGGAGAATATCCTCGCGCTGAATCCCGACTTAATTATCTCAGGCAATGCAGACAGCTATGCCGCACTCAGCCAGATTGCCCCAACGGTTATTGTGCCGTACGGTGATTTGAAGAATGCGCATGAAGAGCTGACCTATTTCGGCAAGCTGCTGGGCAAGGAGCAGGAGGCAGCAGCATGGCTGGCTGATTACGATAAGCGGATTGCTGACGCCAAGGCCCGTGTAGATGCAGCCGTTCCTGCCGGGGCCACCTTCAGCATTCTCGAGCATGCAGACAAATCCACCTGGGTCTATGGGGACAACTTCGGACGCGGAGGCCAGCCCATCTATCAGGCGCTGGGGCGCAAGCCGCCGGCTGGAGTGGCTGCTGAAATTATGGAGAAGCAGTGGGCTGAATTATCCGCCGAGACTCTGAGCAAGTATGCGGGTGATTATCTGGTCATCACCGACAATACCTGGACTGCTCAAGACTTCCAGGCAGACCCGATCTGGGGCAGTCTGCCGGCGGTCAAGAACGGGAAGATCTATGTATGGAAAGAAGAGCGCTCCTGGTATTATGATCCGATTGCCGTTCTGGCCCAGACGGAGGAGCTGGCCGATTGGCTGACCTCGACACCACAATA